A genomic region of Alicyclobacillus sp. SO9 contains the following coding sequences:
- the carB gene encoding carbamoyl-phosphate synthase large subunit, producing the protein MPKRTDLNKILVIGSGPIIIGQAAEFDYAGTQACQALKEEGYEVLLVNSNPATIMTDPDIADKVFIEPLTPEFVAQIIRRERPDGILGTLGGQTGLNLTVQLSEMGVLEEEGVEILGTSLNAIREAEDREEFRSLMHRIKEPVAESEIVTSLDAARTFARRIGFPIIIRPAYTLGGTGGGIAENWEQYEEIVSLGLTMSPIHQVLVERGISGYKEIEYEVMRDKNDTCIVVCNMENVDPVGVHTGDSIVTAPSQTLSDADYQRLRSASLKIIRALGIEGGCNVQLALDPNSDEYYVIEVNPRVSRSSALASKATGYPIAKVSAKIAVGYRLDEIKNPVTQETYASFEPALDYVVTKIPRWPFDKFNSANRKLGTQMKATGEVMAIGRTFEESLMKAIRSLEVGVESLFVKRSRSWDGDEIERRLRHPDDEQLFVLAEAMRRNVKLKTLHTWTGIDRWFLEKIYGLVKLEQQFAEKAKGYNQWPEFAEQNFDLIVEAKRKGFPDVEIARVTGWEQSEVSSWRLEQRVTPVYKMVDTCAGEFEARTPYYYSTYEAEDEVETGDKKKLLVLGSGPIRIGQGIEFDYCSVHAVWAIREAGYESIIINNNPETVSTDFNTSDRLYFEPLHLEDVLNVIAREQPEGVIVQFGGQTAINLAEPLAQAGVRIIGTDLENIDRAENREKFDALLNDLDIPRPAGATVISLDEAKTAAEHLGYPVVVRPSYVLGGRAMQIIYSDEELEHYILEAVEVSPKHPILVDRYIQGVEVEVDAISDGETVVIPGIMEHIERAGVHSGDSIAVYPPQSLSDNMKALLTDYTVRIARDLSVKGMVNIQYVVTGEDAFVLEVNPRSSRTVPFLSKVTGVPMVQLAMQGVLGKSLQSLGYETGLIPESDMVSVKVPVFSFAKLRRVDIDLGPEMKSTGEVMGREKTLAKALYKGLLGAGTDIPQYGTVLATVADKDKAEALPLLEGFANLGYQIAATEGTAKYLEEQGLRVTVVNKLAQGTPNLSDDIRDGRIHLVINTLTKGRKPERDGFRIRRTAVEHGVPCLTSLDTVKSLLEVLSTIRFSTIPLEASAGR; encoded by the coding sequence ATGCCTAAGCGTACAGACTTGAACAAGATTTTAGTTATCGGAAGCGGACCCATTATTATTGGTCAGGCGGCAGAGTTTGACTACGCAGGAACCCAAGCCTGTCAAGCCCTTAAAGAAGAGGGGTACGAAGTGTTGCTGGTGAATTCCAACCCCGCAACCATCATGACCGATCCCGACATTGCAGACAAAGTCTTCATCGAACCGCTCACACCTGAGTTTGTTGCGCAGATTATTCGCCGGGAGCGACCCGATGGGATTTTAGGAACTCTGGGCGGGCAAACGGGACTCAATTTGACCGTGCAGCTCTCAGAAATGGGTGTTCTTGAAGAAGAAGGCGTTGAAATTCTGGGCACGTCCTTGAATGCCATCCGGGAAGCTGAAGACAGGGAGGAATTTCGCTCCTTGATGCATCGAATTAAGGAGCCTGTTGCTGAAAGCGAGATTGTTACTTCTCTTGACGCCGCCCGTACTTTTGCCCGCAGGATTGGGTTCCCCATCATCATTCGCCCTGCTTACACGCTGGGCGGCACAGGCGGGGGAATTGCCGAGAACTGGGAGCAATATGAAGAGATTGTGAGTCTCGGACTGACCATGTCTCCCATTCACCAGGTGCTTGTGGAACGGGGTATCTCAGGCTACAAAGAGATTGAATATGAAGTCATGCGCGATAAAAATGATACGTGTATTGTCGTATGTAACATGGAAAATGTCGATCCCGTCGGGGTCCACACAGGCGACAGCATTGTCACTGCACCCAGTCAGACGTTGTCGGACGCGGACTACCAGCGGCTTCGGTCGGCCAGTCTGAAAATCATCCGGGCACTGGGCATAGAAGGCGGCTGTAATGTGCAGTTGGCTCTCGACCCCAACAGCGACGAGTACTATGTCATTGAGGTAAATCCGCGCGTGAGTCGGTCCAGTGCCTTGGCCTCAAAAGCGACTGGGTACCCCATTGCAAAAGTATCCGCAAAAATTGCTGTCGGCTATCGATTGGACGAAATCAAGAACCCGGTGACACAGGAAACCTATGCAAGTTTTGAACCTGCGTTGGACTACGTGGTCACAAAAATTCCACGTTGGCCCTTTGACAAGTTCAATAGTGCCAATCGCAAACTTGGGACCCAGATGAAAGCAACGGGAGAAGTCATGGCGATTGGGCGTACCTTCGAAGAGTCTTTGATGAAAGCAATCCGAAGCCTGGAAGTGGGCGTCGAGAGCTTGTTTGTGAAACGGAGTCGAAGTTGGGACGGGGATGAAATTGAGCGTCGTCTCAGACATCCGGATGACGAACAACTGTTCGTATTGGCTGAGGCAATGCGCCGCAACGTGAAGTTGAAGACACTTCACACATGGACCGGTATTGACCGCTGGTTCCTGGAGAAGATTTACGGTTTGGTCAAACTCGAGCAGCAATTCGCTGAAAAAGCCAAGGGCTACAATCAGTGGCCGGAGTTTGCAGAACAGAACTTTGACTTAATTGTTGAGGCAAAACGAAAAGGGTTCCCAGACGTAGAGATTGCACGGGTTACAGGATGGGAACAAAGTGAAGTTTCGTCGTGGCGACTGGAGCAGCGCGTGACACCTGTGTACAAGATGGTCGATACCTGTGCAGGGGAGTTTGAGGCAAGGACACCGTATTACTACAGTACGTACGAGGCTGAAGATGAAGTGGAGACAGGAGACAAAAAGAAACTGCTTGTCCTTGGGTCTGGACCTATCCGCATCGGTCAAGGAATCGAGTTTGACTACTGTTCGGTTCATGCAGTATGGGCCATTCGGGAGGCTGGCTATGAGTCCATTATAATCAACAATAACCCGGAGACTGTCTCGACTGACTTTAACACATCGGATCGGCTGTATTTTGAACCGCTTCATCTGGAAGATGTTCTGAACGTCATTGCACGAGAACAACCGGAAGGCGTCATTGTGCAGTTTGGCGGACAGACAGCGATTAATCTTGCGGAACCGCTGGCACAGGCCGGTGTCCGTATTATCGGTACAGACCTGGAGAATATCGACAGAGCGGAGAACCGCGAGAAATTTGACGCACTCCTAAACGACCTGGATATCCCGCGTCCGGCCGGAGCTACAGTCATTTCATTGGACGAAGCGAAAACTGCTGCCGAGCACTTAGGCTACCCGGTTGTCGTTCGTCCCTCTTATGTACTGGGCGGCCGCGCGATGCAAATCATCTATTCCGACGAAGAACTGGAACACTATATTCTCGAGGCTGTCGAAGTATCACCGAAACATCCCATTCTCGTGGACCGTTATATACAAGGTGTGGAAGTGGAAGTGGATGCCATTTCGGACGGAGAAACAGTGGTTATCCCTGGCATTATGGAGCACATTGAACGGGCCGGTGTCCACTCCGGTGACTCCATTGCGGTGTATCCGCCGCAGTCGCTGTCGGACAACATGAAGGCGCTGCTGACTGACTACACTGTCCGCATCGCACGCGACTTGTCGGTCAAGGGCATGGTTAACATTCAGTACGTTGTGACAGGTGAAGATGCCTTTGTGCTCGAGGTCAACCCGCGCTCCTCCCGCACAGTGCCGTTCTTGTCCAAAGTCACTGGTGTGCCCATGGTCCAGTTGGCTATGCAGGGTGTCCTTGGGAAGAGTCTGCAGTCTCTTGGATATGAAACAGGTCTTATTCCAGAGTCAGATATGGTGTCAGTCAAAGTGCCCGTGTTCTCGTTTGCAAAGCTGCGCCGTGTTGACATTGACTTAGGCCCGGAAATGAAATCAACGGGTGAGGTCATGGGACGTGAGAAGACGCTGGCGAAAGCGTTGTACAAGGGACTTCTCGGTGCCGGGACTGACATCCCTCAATACGGAACAGTGCTTGCGACTGTGGCTGACAAAGACAAGGCAGAAGCGTTGCCTCTCCTTGAGGGATTTGCGAATTTGGGATATCAGATTGCAGCTACCGAAGGTACAGCCAAATACCTTGAAGAGCAGGGTCTGCGTGTAACAGTCGTCAATAAGTTGGCTCAAGGTACACCGAACTTGTCCGACGATATTCGCGACGGCCGCATTCACCTTGTCATCAACACATTGACAAAAGGTCGTAAGCCCGAGCGCGACGGCTTTCGTATACGACGCACTGCAGTGGAGCACGGCGTCCCCTGCCTGACCTCTCTCGATACGGTCAAGTCGTTGCTCGAGGTCCTGTCGACAATTCGCTTTAGTACGATACCTTTGGAGGCTTCGGCCGGGAGGTAA